One Astyanax mexicanus isolate ESR-SI-001 chromosome 3, AstMex3_surface, whole genome shotgun sequence genomic region harbors:
- the runx1t1 gene encoding protein CBFA2T1 isoform X3 — protein sequence MVGISASLQYRTEKRSTMPDSPADVKTQSRLTPPTMPPPPSTQGAPRTSSFTPTTLTNGTSHSPTALNGAPSPPNAFSNGPSSSSSSSLANQQLPPACGARQLSKLKRFLTTLQQFGNDISPEIGERVRTLVLGLVNSTLTIEEFHSKLQEATNFPLRPFVIPFLKANLPLLQRELLHCARLAKQNPAQYLAQHEQLLLDTSITSPVDSSELLLDVNENGKRRTPDRTKENGFEREPPHPEHPSKRPCTISPGQRFSPSNGISYQPNGLPHPTPPPPQHYRLDDMAIAHHYRDSYRHPNHREIRERPRPLGMHGGTRQEEVIDHRLTDREWAEEWKHLDHLLNCIMDMVEKTRRSLTVLRRCQEADREELNYWIRRYSDAEDLKKSSTSSTSQSRQQSPASQESNPTEIHRELLHRPGSGYVPEEIWKKAEEAVNEVKRQAMSELQKAVAEAERKAHDMISTERAKMERTVAEAKRQAAEDALSVINQQEDSSESCWNCGRKASETCSGCNTARYCGSFCQHKDWEKHHHVCGQTLQAQQQGDAPATVSSSATPSSGAGSPTDTPSAATPRSATPGTPSTIEPTPR from the exons ATCGCACTGAGAAGCGCTCCACCATGCCCGACTCACCTGCCGatgtgaaaacacagtccaggttaACTCCACCCACCATGCCTCCTCCCCCCAGCACACAGGGAGCTCCCCGAACCAGCTCCTTCACTCCCACCACAC taacaaacGGCACCAGTCACTCTCCCACAGCGCTGAATGGAGCTCCCTCGCCACCCAATGCTTTCAGCAACGGCCCTTCATCCTCATCTTCGTCTTCTCTGGCCAACCAGCAGCTGCCTCCAGCCTGTGGTGCACGGCAGCTCAGCAAACTGAAGCGGTTCCTCACTACATTGCAGCAGTTCGGCAATGATATCTCACCTGAGATCGGTGAGCGTGTACGCACGTTGGTGTTGGGCCTTGTG aacTCCACTTTAACCATAGAGGAATTCCACTCCAAGCTGCAAGAAGCTACAAACTTCCCGCTCCGACCTTTTGTCATCCCATTTCTGAAG GCCAACCTGCCGCTACTGCAGAGGGAGCTGCTGCACTGCGCTCGGCTGGCCAAGCAGAACCCGGCGCAGTACCTGGCCCAGCATGAGCAGCTGCTACTGGACACCAGCATCACCTCCCCCGTCGACTCCTCCgagctgctgctggatgtcaacgAGAACGGCAAGAGGAGGACGCCAGACAG AACCAAAGAGAATGGCTTTGAGAGGGAGCCGCCACATCCAGAGCACCCCAGCAAACGGCCCTGCACCATCAGCCCCGGGCAGCGTTTCAGCCCCTCCAACGGCATCTCCTACCAGCCCAATGGTTTGCCTCACCCAACGCCCCCGCCTCCACAGCACTACCGCCTGGACGACATGGCCATCGCCCACCACTACAGAGACAGCTACCGCCACCCAAACCACCGCGAGATCCGCGAACGCCCTCGACCCCTCG GGATGCACGGAGGCACTCGTCAGGAGGAAGTCATTGATCACCGGCTTACAGACAGAGAATGGGCCGAGGAGTGGAAGCACCTTGACCAT CTGCTGAACTGCATCATGGACATGGTGGAGAAGACGCGGCGCTCTCTGACCGTGTTGAGGCGGTGTCAGGAGGCCGACCGCGAAGAGCTAAACTACTGGATCCGCCGTTACAGTGACGCAGAGGACCTAAAAAAGAGCTCTACCAGCAGCACCAGCCAATCTAGACAGCAGAGCCCTGCCAGCCAGGAAAGCAACCCTACAG AGATCCACCGGGAGCTGCTCCACAGGCCAGGATCTGGCTACGTTCCTGAGGAGATCTGGAAAAAAGCAG AAGAGGCTGTGAACGAGGTGAAGAGGCAGGCCATGTCTGAGCTGCAGAAAGCCGTGGCTGAAGCGGAACGCAAAGCTCACGATATGATCAGCACAGAGCGTGCTAAGATGGAGCGCACTGTGGCCGAGGCTAAGAGGCAAGCAGCGGAGGACGCACTGTCGGTTATTAACCAGCAGGAGGATTCTAGTGAG AGCTGCTGGAACTGTGGACGCAAGGCGAGCGAAACCTGCAGTGGCTGCAACACGGCGCGCTACTGCGGCTCCTTCTGCCAGCACAAGGACTGGGAGAAGCACCACCACGTGTGCGGCCAGACCCTGCAGGCTCAGCAGCAGGGGGACGCCCCCGCCACCGTCAGCTCCTCAGCCACCCCCAGCAGTGGCGCCGGCAGCCCCACAGACACTCCCTCGGCCGCCACACCCCGCTCGGCCACGCCCGGCACCCCTTCCACCATAGAGCCGACGCCGCGCTAG
- the runx1t1 gene encoding protein CBFA2T1 isoform X2 gives MVGISASLQYRTEKRSTMPDSPADVKTQSRLTPPTMPPPPSTQGAPRTSSFTPTTLTNGTSHSPTALNGAPSPPNAFSNGPSSSSSSSLANQQLPPACGARQLSKLKRFLTTLQQFGNDISPEIGERVRTLVLGLVNSTLTIEEFHSKLQEATNFPLRPFVIPFLKANLPLLQRELLHCARLAKQNPAQYLAQHEQLLLDTSITSPVDSSELLLDVNENGKRRTPDRTKENGFEREPPHPEHPSKRPCTISPGQRFSPSNGISYQPNGLPHPTPPPPQHYRLDDMAIAHHYRDSYRHPNHREIRERPRPLGMHGGTRQEEVIDHRLTDREWAEEWKHLDHVRKLLNCIMDMVEKTRRSLTVLRRCQEADREELNYWIRRYSDAEDLKKSSTSSTSQSRQQSPASQESNPTEIHRELLHRPGSGYVPEEIWKKAEAVNEVKRQAMSELQKAVAEAERKAHDMISTERAKMERTVAEAKRQAAEDALSVINQQEDSSESCWNCGRKASETCSGCNTARYCGSFCQHKDWEKHHHVCGQTLQAQQQGDAPATVSSSATPSSGAGSPTDTPSAATPRSATPGTPSTIEPTPR, from the exons ATCGCACTGAGAAGCGCTCCACCATGCCCGACTCACCTGCCGatgtgaaaacacagtccaggttaACTCCACCCACCATGCCTCCTCCCCCCAGCACACAGGGAGCTCCCCGAACCAGCTCCTTCACTCCCACCACAC taacaaacGGCACCAGTCACTCTCCCACAGCGCTGAATGGAGCTCCCTCGCCACCCAATGCTTTCAGCAACGGCCCTTCATCCTCATCTTCGTCTTCTCTGGCCAACCAGCAGCTGCCTCCAGCCTGTGGTGCACGGCAGCTCAGCAAACTGAAGCGGTTCCTCACTACATTGCAGCAGTTCGGCAATGATATCTCACCTGAGATCGGTGAGCGTGTACGCACGTTGGTGTTGGGCCTTGTG aacTCCACTTTAACCATAGAGGAATTCCACTCCAAGCTGCAAGAAGCTACAAACTTCCCGCTCCGACCTTTTGTCATCCCATTTCTGAAG GCCAACCTGCCGCTACTGCAGAGGGAGCTGCTGCACTGCGCTCGGCTGGCCAAGCAGAACCCGGCGCAGTACCTGGCCCAGCATGAGCAGCTGCTACTGGACACCAGCATCACCTCCCCCGTCGACTCCTCCgagctgctgctggatgtcaacgAGAACGGCAAGAGGAGGACGCCAGACAG AACCAAAGAGAATGGCTTTGAGAGGGAGCCGCCACATCCAGAGCACCCCAGCAAACGGCCCTGCACCATCAGCCCCGGGCAGCGTTTCAGCCCCTCCAACGGCATCTCCTACCAGCCCAATGGTTTGCCTCACCCAACGCCCCCGCCTCCACAGCACTACCGCCTGGACGACATGGCCATCGCCCACCACTACAGAGACAGCTACCGCCACCCAAACCACCGCGAGATCCGCGAACGCCCTCGACCCCTCG GGATGCACGGAGGCACTCGTCAGGAGGAAGTCATTGATCACCGGCTTACAGACAGAGAATGGGCCGAGGAGTGGAAGCACCTTGACCATGTAAGAAAa CTGCTGAACTGCATCATGGACATGGTGGAGAAGACGCGGCGCTCTCTGACCGTGTTGAGGCGGTGTCAGGAGGCCGACCGCGAAGAGCTAAACTACTGGATCCGCCGTTACAGTGACGCAGAGGACCTAAAAAAGAGCTCTACCAGCAGCACCAGCCAATCTAGACAGCAGAGCCCTGCCAGCCAGGAAAGCAACCCTACAG AGATCCACCGGGAGCTGCTCCACAGGCCAGGATCTGGCTACGTTCCTGAGGAGATCTGGAAAAAAGCAG AGGCTGTGAACGAGGTGAAGAGGCAGGCCATGTCTGAGCTGCAGAAAGCCGTGGCTGAAGCGGAACGCAAAGCTCACGATATGATCAGCACAGAGCGTGCTAAGATGGAGCGCACTGTGGCCGAGGCTAAGAGGCAAGCAGCGGAGGACGCACTGTCGGTTATTAACCAGCAGGAGGATTCTAGTGAG AGCTGCTGGAACTGTGGACGCAAGGCGAGCGAAACCTGCAGTGGCTGCAACACGGCGCGCTACTGCGGCTCCTTCTGCCAGCACAAGGACTGGGAGAAGCACCACCACGTGTGCGGCCAGACCCTGCAGGCTCAGCAGCAGGGGGACGCCCCCGCCACCGTCAGCTCCTCAGCCACCCCCAGCAGTGGCGCCGGCAGCCCCACAGACACTCCCTCGGCCGCCACACCCCGCTCGGCCACGCCCGGCACCCCTTCCACCATAGAGCCGACGCCGCGCTAG
- the runx1t1 gene encoding protein CBFA2T1 isoform X5, translated as MPDSPADVKTQSRLTPPTMPPPPSTQGAPRTSSFTPTTLTNGTSHSPTALNGAPSPPNAFSNGPSSSSSSSLANQQLPPACGARQLSKLKRFLTTLQQFGNDISPEIGERVRTLVLGLVNSTLTIEEFHSKLQEATNFPLRPFVIPFLKANLPLLQRELLHCARLAKQNPAQYLAQHEQLLLDTSITSPVDSSELLLDVNENGKRRTPDRTKENGFEREPPHPEHPSKRPCTISPGQRFSPSNGISYQPNGLPHPTPPPPQHYRLDDMAIAHHYRDSYRHPNHREIRERPRPLGMHGGTRQEEVIDHRLTDREWAEEWKHLDHVRKLLNCIMDMVEKTRRSLTVLRRCQEADREELNYWIRRYSDAEDLKKSSTSSTSQSRQQSPASQESNPTEIHRELLHRPGSGYVPEEIWKKAEEAVNEVKRQAMSELQKAVAEAERKAHDMISTERAKMERTVAEAKRQAAEDALSVINQQEDSSESCWNCGRKASETCSGCNTARYCGSFCQHKDWEKHHHVCGQTLQAQQQGDAPATVSSSATPSSGAGSPTDTPSAATPRSATPGTPSTIEPTPR; from the exons ATGCCCGACTCACCTGCCGatgtgaaaacacagtccaggttaACTCCACCCACCATGCCTCCTCCCCCCAGCACACAGGGAGCTCCCCGAACCAGCTCCTTCACTCCCACCACAC taacaaacGGCACCAGTCACTCTCCCACAGCGCTGAATGGAGCTCCCTCGCCACCCAATGCTTTCAGCAACGGCCCTTCATCCTCATCTTCGTCTTCTCTGGCCAACCAGCAGCTGCCTCCAGCCTGTGGTGCACGGCAGCTCAGCAAACTGAAGCGGTTCCTCACTACATTGCAGCAGTTCGGCAATGATATCTCACCTGAGATCGGTGAGCGTGTACGCACGTTGGTGTTGGGCCTTGTG aacTCCACTTTAACCATAGAGGAATTCCACTCCAAGCTGCAAGAAGCTACAAACTTCCCGCTCCGACCTTTTGTCATCCCATTTCTGAAG GCCAACCTGCCGCTACTGCAGAGGGAGCTGCTGCACTGCGCTCGGCTGGCCAAGCAGAACCCGGCGCAGTACCTGGCCCAGCATGAGCAGCTGCTACTGGACACCAGCATCACCTCCCCCGTCGACTCCTCCgagctgctgctggatgtcaacgAGAACGGCAAGAGGAGGACGCCAGACAG AACCAAAGAGAATGGCTTTGAGAGGGAGCCGCCACATCCAGAGCACCCCAGCAAACGGCCCTGCACCATCAGCCCCGGGCAGCGTTTCAGCCCCTCCAACGGCATCTCCTACCAGCCCAATGGTTTGCCTCACCCAACGCCCCCGCCTCCACAGCACTACCGCCTGGACGACATGGCCATCGCCCACCACTACAGAGACAGCTACCGCCACCCAAACCACCGCGAGATCCGCGAACGCCCTCGACCCCTCG GGATGCACGGAGGCACTCGTCAGGAGGAAGTCATTGATCACCGGCTTACAGACAGAGAATGGGCCGAGGAGTGGAAGCACCTTGACCATGTAAGAAAa CTGCTGAACTGCATCATGGACATGGTGGAGAAGACGCGGCGCTCTCTGACCGTGTTGAGGCGGTGTCAGGAGGCCGACCGCGAAGAGCTAAACTACTGGATCCGCCGTTACAGTGACGCAGAGGACCTAAAAAAGAGCTCTACCAGCAGCACCAGCCAATCTAGACAGCAGAGCCCTGCCAGCCAGGAAAGCAACCCTACAG AGATCCACCGGGAGCTGCTCCACAGGCCAGGATCTGGCTACGTTCCTGAGGAGATCTGGAAAAAAGCAG AAGAGGCTGTGAACGAGGTGAAGAGGCAGGCCATGTCTGAGCTGCAGAAAGCCGTGGCTGAAGCGGAACGCAAAGCTCACGATATGATCAGCACAGAGCGTGCTAAGATGGAGCGCACTGTGGCCGAGGCTAAGAGGCAAGCAGCGGAGGACGCACTGTCGGTTATTAACCAGCAGGAGGATTCTAGTGAG AGCTGCTGGAACTGTGGACGCAAGGCGAGCGAAACCTGCAGTGGCTGCAACACGGCGCGCTACTGCGGCTCCTTCTGCCAGCACAAGGACTGGGAGAAGCACCACCACGTGTGCGGCCAGACCCTGCAGGCTCAGCAGCAGGGGGACGCCCCCGCCACCGTCAGCTCCTCAGCCACCCCCAGCAGTGGCGCCGGCAGCCCCACAGACACTCCCTCGGCCGCCACACCCCGCTCGGCCACGCCCGGCACCCCTTCCACCATAGAGCCGACGCCGCGCTAG
- the runx1t1 gene encoding protein CBFA2T1 isoform X4 yields the protein MPDRTEKRSTMPDSPADVKTQSRLTPPTMPPPPSTQGAPRTSSFTPTTLTNGTSHSPTALNGAPSPPNAFSNGPSSSSSSSLANQQLPPACGARQLSKLKRFLTTLQQFGNDISPEIGERVRTLVLGLVNSTLTIEEFHSKLQEATNFPLRPFVIPFLKANLPLLQRELLHCARLAKQNPAQYLAQHEQLLLDTSITSPVDSSELLLDVNENGKRRTPDRTKENGFEREPPHPEHPSKRPCTISPGQRFSPSNGISYQPNGLPHPTPPPPQHYRLDDMAIAHHYRDSYRHPNHREIRERPRPLGMHGGTRQEEVIDHRLTDREWAEEWKHLDHVRKLLNCIMDMVEKTRRSLTVLRRCQEADREELNYWIRRYSDAEDLKKSSTSSTSQSRQQSPASQESNPTEIHRELLHRPGSGYVPEEIWKKAEEAVNEVKRQAMSELQKAVAEAERKAHDMISTERAKMERTVAEAKRQAAEDALSVINQQEDSSESCWNCGRKASETCSGCNTARYCGSFCQHKDWEKHHHVCGQTLQAQQQGDAPATVSSSATPSSGAGSPTDTPSAATPRSATPGTPSTIEPTPR from the exons ATCGCACTGAGAAGCGCTCCACCATGCCCGACTCACCTGCCGatgtgaaaacacagtccaggttaACTCCACCCACCATGCCTCCTCCCCCCAGCACACAGGGAGCTCCCCGAACCAGCTCCTTCACTCCCACCACAC taacaaacGGCACCAGTCACTCTCCCACAGCGCTGAATGGAGCTCCCTCGCCACCCAATGCTTTCAGCAACGGCCCTTCATCCTCATCTTCGTCTTCTCTGGCCAACCAGCAGCTGCCTCCAGCCTGTGGTGCACGGCAGCTCAGCAAACTGAAGCGGTTCCTCACTACATTGCAGCAGTTCGGCAATGATATCTCACCTGAGATCGGTGAGCGTGTACGCACGTTGGTGTTGGGCCTTGTG aacTCCACTTTAACCATAGAGGAATTCCACTCCAAGCTGCAAGAAGCTACAAACTTCCCGCTCCGACCTTTTGTCATCCCATTTCTGAAG GCCAACCTGCCGCTACTGCAGAGGGAGCTGCTGCACTGCGCTCGGCTGGCCAAGCAGAACCCGGCGCAGTACCTGGCCCAGCATGAGCAGCTGCTACTGGACACCAGCATCACCTCCCCCGTCGACTCCTCCgagctgctgctggatgtcaacgAGAACGGCAAGAGGAGGACGCCAGACAG AACCAAAGAGAATGGCTTTGAGAGGGAGCCGCCACATCCAGAGCACCCCAGCAAACGGCCCTGCACCATCAGCCCCGGGCAGCGTTTCAGCCCCTCCAACGGCATCTCCTACCAGCCCAATGGTTTGCCTCACCCAACGCCCCCGCCTCCACAGCACTACCGCCTGGACGACATGGCCATCGCCCACCACTACAGAGACAGCTACCGCCACCCAAACCACCGCGAGATCCGCGAACGCCCTCGACCCCTCG GGATGCACGGAGGCACTCGTCAGGAGGAAGTCATTGATCACCGGCTTACAGACAGAGAATGGGCCGAGGAGTGGAAGCACCTTGACCATGTAAGAAAa CTGCTGAACTGCATCATGGACATGGTGGAGAAGACGCGGCGCTCTCTGACCGTGTTGAGGCGGTGTCAGGAGGCCGACCGCGAAGAGCTAAACTACTGGATCCGCCGTTACAGTGACGCAGAGGACCTAAAAAAGAGCTCTACCAGCAGCACCAGCCAATCTAGACAGCAGAGCCCTGCCAGCCAGGAAAGCAACCCTACAG AGATCCACCGGGAGCTGCTCCACAGGCCAGGATCTGGCTACGTTCCTGAGGAGATCTGGAAAAAAGCAG AAGAGGCTGTGAACGAGGTGAAGAGGCAGGCCATGTCTGAGCTGCAGAAAGCCGTGGCTGAAGCGGAACGCAAAGCTCACGATATGATCAGCACAGAGCGTGCTAAGATGGAGCGCACTGTGGCCGAGGCTAAGAGGCAAGCAGCGGAGGACGCACTGTCGGTTATTAACCAGCAGGAGGATTCTAGTGAG AGCTGCTGGAACTGTGGACGCAAGGCGAGCGAAACCTGCAGTGGCTGCAACACGGCGCGCTACTGCGGCTCCTTCTGCCAGCACAAGGACTGGGAGAAGCACCACCACGTGTGCGGCCAGACCCTGCAGGCTCAGCAGCAGGGGGACGCCCCCGCCACCGTCAGCTCCTCAGCCACCCCCAGCAGTGGCGCCGGCAGCCCCACAGACACTCCCTCGGCCGCCACACCCCGCTCGGCCACGCCCGGCACCCCTTCCACCATAGAGCCGACGCCGCGCTAG
- the runx1t1 gene encoding protein CBFA2T1 isoform X1 encodes MVGISASLQYRTEKRSTMPDSPADVKTQSRLTPPTMPPPPSTQGAPRTSSFTPTTLTNGTSHSPTALNGAPSPPNAFSNGPSSSSSSSLANQQLPPACGARQLSKLKRFLTTLQQFGNDISPEIGERVRTLVLGLVNSTLTIEEFHSKLQEATNFPLRPFVIPFLKANLPLLQRELLHCARLAKQNPAQYLAQHEQLLLDTSITSPVDSSELLLDVNENGKRRTPDRTKENGFEREPPHPEHPSKRPCTISPGQRFSPSNGISYQPNGLPHPTPPPPQHYRLDDMAIAHHYRDSYRHPNHREIRERPRPLGMHGGTRQEEVIDHRLTDREWAEEWKHLDHVRKLLNCIMDMVEKTRRSLTVLRRCQEADREELNYWIRRYSDAEDLKKSSTSSTSQSRQQSPASQESNPTEIHRELLHRPGSGYVPEEIWKKAEEAVNEVKRQAMSELQKAVAEAERKAHDMISTERAKMERTVAEAKRQAAEDALSVINQQEDSSESCWNCGRKASETCSGCNTARYCGSFCQHKDWEKHHHVCGQTLQAQQQGDAPATVSSSATPSSGAGSPTDTPSAATPRSATPGTPSTIEPTPR; translated from the exons ATCGCACTGAGAAGCGCTCCACCATGCCCGACTCACCTGCCGatgtgaaaacacagtccaggttaACTCCACCCACCATGCCTCCTCCCCCCAGCACACAGGGAGCTCCCCGAACCAGCTCCTTCACTCCCACCACAC taacaaacGGCACCAGTCACTCTCCCACAGCGCTGAATGGAGCTCCCTCGCCACCCAATGCTTTCAGCAACGGCCCTTCATCCTCATCTTCGTCTTCTCTGGCCAACCAGCAGCTGCCTCCAGCCTGTGGTGCACGGCAGCTCAGCAAACTGAAGCGGTTCCTCACTACATTGCAGCAGTTCGGCAATGATATCTCACCTGAGATCGGTGAGCGTGTACGCACGTTGGTGTTGGGCCTTGTG aacTCCACTTTAACCATAGAGGAATTCCACTCCAAGCTGCAAGAAGCTACAAACTTCCCGCTCCGACCTTTTGTCATCCCATTTCTGAAG GCCAACCTGCCGCTACTGCAGAGGGAGCTGCTGCACTGCGCTCGGCTGGCCAAGCAGAACCCGGCGCAGTACCTGGCCCAGCATGAGCAGCTGCTACTGGACACCAGCATCACCTCCCCCGTCGACTCCTCCgagctgctgctggatgtcaacgAGAACGGCAAGAGGAGGACGCCAGACAG AACCAAAGAGAATGGCTTTGAGAGGGAGCCGCCACATCCAGAGCACCCCAGCAAACGGCCCTGCACCATCAGCCCCGGGCAGCGTTTCAGCCCCTCCAACGGCATCTCCTACCAGCCCAATGGTTTGCCTCACCCAACGCCCCCGCCTCCACAGCACTACCGCCTGGACGACATGGCCATCGCCCACCACTACAGAGACAGCTACCGCCACCCAAACCACCGCGAGATCCGCGAACGCCCTCGACCCCTCG GGATGCACGGAGGCACTCGTCAGGAGGAAGTCATTGATCACCGGCTTACAGACAGAGAATGGGCCGAGGAGTGGAAGCACCTTGACCATGTAAGAAAa CTGCTGAACTGCATCATGGACATGGTGGAGAAGACGCGGCGCTCTCTGACCGTGTTGAGGCGGTGTCAGGAGGCCGACCGCGAAGAGCTAAACTACTGGATCCGCCGTTACAGTGACGCAGAGGACCTAAAAAAGAGCTCTACCAGCAGCACCAGCCAATCTAGACAGCAGAGCCCTGCCAGCCAGGAAAGCAACCCTACAG AGATCCACCGGGAGCTGCTCCACAGGCCAGGATCTGGCTACGTTCCTGAGGAGATCTGGAAAAAAGCAG AAGAGGCTGTGAACGAGGTGAAGAGGCAGGCCATGTCTGAGCTGCAGAAAGCCGTGGCTGAAGCGGAACGCAAAGCTCACGATATGATCAGCACAGAGCGTGCTAAGATGGAGCGCACTGTGGCCGAGGCTAAGAGGCAAGCAGCGGAGGACGCACTGTCGGTTATTAACCAGCAGGAGGATTCTAGTGAG AGCTGCTGGAACTGTGGACGCAAGGCGAGCGAAACCTGCAGTGGCTGCAACACGGCGCGCTACTGCGGCTCCTTCTGCCAGCACAAGGACTGGGAGAAGCACCACCACGTGTGCGGCCAGACCCTGCAGGCTCAGCAGCAGGGGGACGCCCCCGCCACCGTCAGCTCCTCAGCCACCCCCAGCAGTGGCGCCGGCAGCCCCACAGACACTCCCTCGGCCGCCACACCCCGCTCGGCCACGCCCGGCACCCCTTCCACCATAGAGCCGACGCCGCGCTAG